One Periophthalmus magnuspinnatus isolate fPerMag1 chromosome 8, fPerMag1.2.pri, whole genome shotgun sequence genomic window carries:
- the olfm2a gene encoding noelin-2a isoform X1 codes for MSVPMLKIGAVLSTMAMVTNWMSQTLPSLVGLNGTSISRGGTSERIVSGLYPSPEEGWQIYSSAQDADGKCICTVVAPAQNMCNRDPRSRQLRQLMEKVQNISQSMEVLDLRTYRDLQYVRNTESLMKVVDGKLKVASDNPRSLNPKGFQELKVKVTQLLPLLPVLEQYKTDAKMILKLREEVRNLSLVLMAIQEEMGAYDYEELRQRVLLLETRLHSCMQKLGCGKLTGVSNPITVRASGSRFGSWMTDTMIPSSDNRVWYMDGYFKGRRVLEYRTMNDFIKGQNFVQHLLPHPWAGTGHVVFNGSLYYNKYQSNIIIKYHFRSRSVLIQRSLSGAGYNNTFPYSWGGSSDIDLMADENGLWAVYTTIPNAGNIVISRMEPQSLEVLQTWDTGFPKRSAGESFMICGTLYVTNSHLAGAKIYFAYYTNTSTYEYTDIPFHNQYSHISMMDYNPRERVLYTWNNGHQVLYNVTLFQVIKTSGD; via the exons ATGAGTGTCCCCATGCTGAAGATCGGGGCGGTGCTCAGTACTATGGCCATGGTCACCAACTGGATGTCCCAGACTCTCCCCTCTCTCGTGGGACTTAATGGCACCAGCATCTCCAGGGGTGGCACCTCTGAAAGAATCGTCAGC GGCCTGTACCCCAGTCCCGAGGAGGGCTGGCAGATCTACAGCTCGGCGCAGGACGCAGATGGGAAGTGTATCTGTACTGTGGTGGCACCGGCTCAGAACATGTGTAACAGAGACCCACGCAGCAGACAGCTCCGGCAGCTCATGGAGAAG GTCCAGAACATCAGCCAGTCCATGGAGGTGCTGGACCTGCGGACATACAGAGACCTCCAGTACGTGAGGAACACTGAGAGTCTAATGAAGGTGGTGGACGGGAAGCTGAAGGTGGCCTCTGATAACCCGCGCAGCCTCAATCCAAAGGGCTTTCAG GAGTTGAAAGTCAAGGTGACCCAGCTGCTCCCCTTGTTACCTGTTTTGGAACAGTACAAAACCGACGCCAAAATGATCCTCAAACTCCGAGAAGAAGTGAGGAATCTGTCTCTGGTGCTAATGGCCATCCAGGAGGAGATGGGCGCCTACGATTATGAAGAACTGCGGCAGAGAGTCCTGCTGTTGGAAACCAGGCTGCACTCCTGTATGCAGAAGCTAG GTTGTGGGAAGCTCACTGGAGTCAGTAATCCCATCACGGTGCGAGCCTCGGGGTCAAGGTTTGGCTCCTGGATGACAGACACTATGATCCCCAGCTCAGACAACAGA gtctggTACATGGACGGCTACTTCAAAGGACGCCGTGTTCTGGAGTACCGCACCATGAATGACTTTATAAAGGGACAGAATTTTGTACAGCACCTGTTACCACACCCCTGGGCTGGCACTGGTCACGTCGTCTTCAATGGCTCCCTGTACTACAACAAATATCAGAGCAACATCATCATCAAATACCACTTTCGCTCTCGCAGTGTGCTCATCCAGAGAAGTCTTAGCGGAGCTGGCTACAACAACACTTTTCCATACTCCTGGGGTGGGTCTTCTGATATCGATCTAATGGCAGATGAGAATGGACTTTGGGCTGTGTACACCACTATCCCAAATGCGGGGAACATCGTTATCAGCCGTATGGAGCCCCAAAGTCTGGAAGTACTGCAGACTTGGGACACTGGCTTCCCCAAAAGAAGTGCTGGGGAGTCGTTCATGATTTGCGGTACGCTTTATGTCACCAACTCCCATCTAGCAGGGGCCAAAATCTACTTTGCCTATTACACCAATACATCCACTTATGAGTACACGGATATCCCCTTTCACAATCAGTATTCGCATATTTCAATGATGGACTACAACCCCAGAGAGAGAGTGCTGTATACTTGGAATAACGGACATCAAGTGCTCTACAACGTTACACTCTTCCAAGTTATTAAGACTTCTGGGGACTGA
- the olfm2a gene encoding noelin-2a isoform X2, translating to MHLFSAMFLLVMLVAVPCKGLYPSPEEGWQIYSSAQDADGKCICTVVAPAQNMCNRDPRSRQLRQLMEKVQNISQSMEVLDLRTYRDLQYVRNTESLMKVVDGKLKVASDNPRSLNPKGFQELKVKVTQLLPLLPVLEQYKTDAKMILKLREEVRNLSLVLMAIQEEMGAYDYEELRQRVLLLETRLHSCMQKLGCGKLTGVSNPITVRASGSRFGSWMTDTMIPSSDNRVWYMDGYFKGRRVLEYRTMNDFIKGQNFVQHLLPHPWAGTGHVVFNGSLYYNKYQSNIIIKYHFRSRSVLIQRSLSGAGYNNTFPYSWGGSSDIDLMADENGLWAVYTTIPNAGNIVISRMEPQSLEVLQTWDTGFPKRSAGESFMICGTLYVTNSHLAGAKIYFAYYTNTSTYEYTDIPFHNQYSHISMMDYNPRERVLYTWNNGHQVLYNVTLFQVIKTSGD from the exons GGCCTGTACCCCAGTCCCGAGGAGGGCTGGCAGATCTACAGCTCGGCGCAGGACGCAGATGGGAAGTGTATCTGTACTGTGGTGGCACCGGCTCAGAACATGTGTAACAGAGACCCACGCAGCAGACAGCTCCGGCAGCTCATGGAGAAG GTCCAGAACATCAGCCAGTCCATGGAGGTGCTGGACCTGCGGACATACAGAGACCTCCAGTACGTGAGGAACACTGAGAGTCTAATGAAGGTGGTGGACGGGAAGCTGAAGGTGGCCTCTGATAACCCGCGCAGCCTCAATCCAAAGGGCTTTCAG GAGTTGAAAGTCAAGGTGACCCAGCTGCTCCCCTTGTTACCTGTTTTGGAACAGTACAAAACCGACGCCAAAATGATCCTCAAACTCCGAGAAGAAGTGAGGAATCTGTCTCTGGTGCTAATGGCCATCCAGGAGGAGATGGGCGCCTACGATTATGAAGAACTGCGGCAGAGAGTCCTGCTGTTGGAAACCAGGCTGCACTCCTGTATGCAGAAGCTAG GTTGTGGGAAGCTCACTGGAGTCAGTAATCCCATCACGGTGCGAGCCTCGGGGTCAAGGTTTGGCTCCTGGATGACAGACACTATGATCCCCAGCTCAGACAACAGA gtctggTACATGGACGGCTACTTCAAAGGACGCCGTGTTCTGGAGTACCGCACCATGAATGACTTTATAAAGGGACAGAATTTTGTACAGCACCTGTTACCACACCCCTGGGCTGGCACTGGTCACGTCGTCTTCAATGGCTCCCTGTACTACAACAAATATCAGAGCAACATCATCATCAAATACCACTTTCGCTCTCGCAGTGTGCTCATCCAGAGAAGTCTTAGCGGAGCTGGCTACAACAACACTTTTCCATACTCCTGGGGTGGGTCTTCTGATATCGATCTAATGGCAGATGAGAATGGACTTTGGGCTGTGTACACCACTATCCCAAATGCGGGGAACATCGTTATCAGCCGTATGGAGCCCCAAAGTCTGGAAGTACTGCAGACTTGGGACACTGGCTTCCCCAAAAGAAGTGCTGGGGAGTCGTTCATGATTTGCGGTACGCTTTATGTCACCAACTCCCATCTAGCAGGGGCCAAAATCTACTTTGCCTATTACACCAATACATCCACTTATGAGTACACGGATATCCCCTTTCACAATCAGTATTCGCATATTTCAATGATGGACTACAACCCCAGAGAGAGAGTGCTGTATACTTGGAATAACGGACATCAAGTGCTCTACAACGTTACACTCTTCCAAGTTATTAAGACTTCTGGGGACTGA